One segment of Caldanaerobius polysaccharolyticus DSM 13641 DNA contains the following:
- a CDS encoding HPr family phosphocarrier protein, with product MKKVNVDLHSIDRVKEFVEITSKYPFELDLISGRYVVDAKSIMGIFSLNLSKPIELVIHSDDEAEVNKFMDEIKDYVVK from the coding sequence ATGAAAAAAGTAAACGTCGATCTTCACTCGATCGATAGGGTTAAAGAATTTGTGGAAATCACGAGCAAATATCCTTTTGAATTGGACCTGATATCAGGCAGATATGTAGTAGATGCCAAATCAATCATGGGCATTTTCAGCTTAAACTTGAGCAAACCCATTGAATTGGTAATTCACAGTGACGACGAAGCGGAAGTAAACAAGTTTATGGATGAAATAAAGGATTACGTAGTCAAATAG
- a CDS encoding adaptor protein MecA produces the protein MKIEKISDNKLRILITASDLRERDLDIEDLYRDNSKAHSLFWDIIYQAYLEESFDVDDSKLIIEVAPVSSDSFVVIVTRIPNNIISKKIMRENTALKNVYSFDAIEDLMNLSHRILGLFRGSSTLYKYKDKYVLVMFGYLTKKVQAIISEYGHKENTSEALLNEYGNKIIDKKAIETMCQYF, from the coding sequence ATGAAAATTGAAAAAATCAGCGATAACAAGCTAAGGATTTTGATCACCGCCTCAGATTTAAGGGAACGCGATCTGGATATAGAAGACCTCTACCGCGATAACTCGAAAGCCCATTCCCTTTTCTGGGATATAATCTATCAGGCATACCTGGAAGAGAGCTTCGACGTAGATGACTCCAAATTGATAATCGAGGTAGCACCCGTTTCCTCTGATAGCTTTGTGGTAATAGTAACGCGGATACCCAACAACATTATATCCAAAAAGATCATGCGAGAAAATACCGCATTAAAAAACGTGTATTCCTTTGACGCCATAGAGGACTTGATGAATTTATCTCACAGAATATTAGGCCTATTCCGGGGTAGTAGCACCCTTTATAAATACAAAGATAAATATGTGCTCGTGATGTTTGGATACCTAACCAAAAAAGTACAGGCAATTATATCCGAATACGGTCACAAAGAAAATACCTCAGAAGCTTTGCTAAACGAGTACGGCAATAAGATAATTGATAAAAAGGCCATTGAAACCATGTGTCAATATTTCTAA
- a CDS encoding YesL family protein, translating to MLGGFFNRWYYGNEHRPDLKEEDIPKGGAARFFDVLRNHFWKLVQLNLLLVVFSIPVVTIGPALAGFNYVLRNYSLGRPVWVWSDFKDGALKNLKESFAVSLINAAVGLVLYVNFKFYSSVPLATIGVVARYLVLMIAFVFVLMNVYIFPLLVTYELRIRDVYKNAFIFTVIKLPHNIGIVLLCIAIAIVSMLLAYLPFFLISLSLMGLLVNVYCRSVFYQYIDKKVEQMKKEQDVDKDGAQR from the coding sequence ATGTTAGGTGGTTTTTTTAACAGGTGGTATTACGGAAATGAACACAGGCCTGATTTAAAAGAAGAAGATATACCCAAGGGGGGAGCTGCTCGTTTTTTTGATGTGCTTAGAAACCATTTCTGGAAACTAGTGCAGCTTAACTTGTTGCTGGTCGTCTTTAGTATACCTGTTGTCACGATTGGACCGGCTTTAGCTGGTTTTAATTATGTGTTAAGAAACTACTCTTTGGGTAGGCCGGTATGGGTGTGGAGCGATTTTAAAGATGGAGCATTAAAGAATTTAAAGGAGAGTTTTGCTGTTTCTTTGATAAATGCCGCCGTTGGACTGGTGCTCTATGTTAACTTCAAATTTTATTCTTCTGTCCCATTGGCTACTATAGGAGTTGTGGCGCGATACTTAGTCTTGATGATCGCTTTTGTCTTTGTGTTGATGAATGTTTACATATTTCCCCTGCTGGTCACCTATGAGTTAAGGATACGGGATGTGTATAAAAACGCTTTTATATTTACGGTGATTAAATTGCCTCACAATATAGGCATAGTGCTTTTATGTATAGCCATTGCCATTGTTAGCATGTTGTTGGCCTATTTACCGTTTTTCCTGATCAGCTTGAGCCTTATGGGGTTACTGGTAAATGTCTACTGCCGGTCGGTGTTTTACCAGTACATAGACAAGAAGGTTGAGCAGATGAAAAAAGAGCAGGACGTTGATAAGGATGGGGCGCAGAGATAG
- the argB gene encoding acetylglutamate kinase — MIAVVEENKIMEAIEKANILVEALPYIKNFRGKTFVIKYGGNAMVDDRLKHMVMEDIVLLKFVGINPVIIHGGGPEINDVLRKLGKKPQFVNGLRVTDRETMEVVEMVLTGKVNKEIVSYINRYGGKAIGLSGKDGGLVTAGKDLSNGDLGFVGYVKDVNTEVIQLLVREDYIPVIAPVAIGEDGETYNINADTVAGEIAGSLGAEKLIMLTDVEGIYKDYRDKGSLISSLDIKTALSYIEKGIIDGGMIPKVLCCINAIEKGVKKTHIIDGRMPHSMLLEIFTHRGIGTMVVR; from the coding sequence ATGATAGCGGTTGTGGAGGAGAATAAGATTATGGAGGCTATTGAAAAAGCCAATATCTTGGTAGAAGCCCTGCCTTACATCAAAAATTTCAGGGGAAAGACCTTTGTCATAAAGTACGGTGGCAATGCGATGGTAGATGACCGGCTAAAGCACATGGTCATGGAAGACATAGTGCTTTTGAAGTTTGTCGGTATAAATCCGGTGATAATACACGGTGGTGGTCCGGAGATCAACGACGTTCTAAGGAAATTAGGCAAAAAGCCACAGTTTGTAAATGGCCTGAGGGTTACCGATAGAGAAACTATGGAAGTAGTGGAGATGGTATTGACAGGTAAAGTTAACAAAGAAATTGTCTCTTATATAAACCGTTATGGAGGAAAGGCCATTGGTTTAAGCGGCAAAGACGGCGGGCTGGTAACCGCCGGTAAAGATCTGTCCAATGGCGATCTGGGATTTGTGGGCTATGTCAAGGATGTCAACACAGAAGTGATTCAGTTGCTTGTAAGGGAAGATTATATTCCGGTCATAGCGCCTGTGGCTATAGGTGAGGACGGCGAGACCTATAACATAAACGCCGATACTGTAGCGGGTGAGATAGCTGGAAGCCTTGGCGCCGAAAAGCTTATAATGCTAACCGATGTAGAGGGAATATACAAAGACTACAGGGATAAAGGTTCTTTGATATCTTCTTTAGATATAAAAACTGCGCTGAGCTATATTGAGAAGGGGATCATCGATGGCGGAATGATCCCGAAGGTGTTATGCTGTATAAACGCCATTGAGAAAGGTGTAAAGAAAACCCATATAATTGACGGCCGTATGCCTCATTCTATGCTTTTGGAGATCTTTACTCACAGAGGAATAGGGACGATGGTCGTGCGGTAA
- a CDS encoding acetylornithine transaminase, translating to MDYIQMGKEYVMNTYNRYPVVLVKGKGAVVYDEQGNEYLDFVAGIAVNNLGHCHPSVVAAIKGQVENMIHCSNLYWHIPQVELAKLLVENSFGDKVFFCNSGAEANEAAIKLARKYSKKKYGEHKYGIITMQHSFHGRTLGSLTATGQTKYHEGFEPLVEGFKYVPFNDIDALKDAIDENTCAVMMEPIQGEGGIYEADEGYLRKVRELCDEKGLLLIFDEVQCGMGRTGELFAYQHYGVQPDIMTLAKAIAGGLPLGAMIATDEVASAFKPGDHASTFGGNPVACAAGVAVIKELLGGVIDNAREIGEYLKSRLLELNKTHPVINEVRGRGLMLGVEFNMQEVAEVVNRAMKKGLLVLSAGHKVVRMVPPLIITKAEVDKAVEILDQVLKEMEV from the coding sequence ATGGATTACATCCAGATGGGCAAAGAGTACGTAATGAATACGTACAATAGGTATCCTGTGGTGCTAGTAAAGGGTAAGGGTGCTGTGGTGTACGATGAGCAGGGCAATGAATACCTGGACTTTGTGGCAGGTATAGCCGTCAACAACCTGGGTCACTGTCATCCTTCTGTAGTTGCAGCCATCAAGGGACAGGTTGAAAATATGATTCACTGTTCCAATCTCTACTGGCACATACCCCAGGTGGAGTTGGCTAAGCTTTTGGTAGAAAACTCTTTTGGCGACAAGGTCTTTTTTTGCAATAGCGGCGCAGAGGCCAATGAAGCAGCGATAAAGCTTGCGAGGAAATATTCTAAGAAAAAATACGGTGAACATAAATACGGCATTATAACTATGCAGCACTCTTTTCACGGCAGGACGTTGGGTTCGTTGACAGCGACAGGGCAGACAAAGTATCATGAGGGGTTTGAGCCCCTGGTAGAAGGGTTTAAGTACGTACCATTTAACGATATCGATGCCTTAAAAGACGCCATTGACGAAAACACATGTGCCGTAATGATGGAGCCTATTCAGGGAGAAGGGGGTATATATGAAGCAGATGAAGGTTATTTGCGCAAAGTGAGGGAATTGTGCGATGAGAAGGGGCTGTTGCTGATATTTGATGAAGTTCAGTGTGGGATGGGTAGAACCGGTGAGCTCTTTGCCTATCAGCATTACGGGGTTCAACCTGACATCATGACCTTGGCCAAAGCCATTGCGGGAGGACTACCTCTGGGGGCGATGATTGCTACCGATGAAGTCGCTTCAGCGTTTAAACCGGGAGATCACGCCTCTACTTTTGGGGGCAACCCTGTTGCCTGCGCGGCAGGGGTTGCGGTCATAAAAGAGCTTTTAGGTGGCGTGATTGATAACGCCAGGGAAATAGGTGAGTATTTGAAATCCAGGCTGTTGGAGCTCAATAAGACCCACCCTGTTATAAATGAAGTAAGGGGTAGAGGGTTGATGCTGGGCGTGGAATTCAATATGCAAGAGGTAGCAGAAGTCGTCAACAGGGCTATGAAAAAGGGTTTATTGGTTTTATCCGCAGGGCATAAAGTCGTGAGGATGGTGCCCCCTCTTATTATCACAAAAGCAGAAGTGGATAAAGCTGTTGAGATATTAGATCAGGTGTTGAAAGAAATGGAGGTTTAA
- the argC gene encoding N-acetyl-gamma-glutamyl-phosphate reductase codes for MIKASVVGASGYTGVELIRLLALHPEVEIVSVTSYNYKDKDYSDLYPSLKGYVGMKFEELHKEDIIKKSDVIFSALPNGHAHELANEVVAKHKKLIDLSADFRFNDFSVYEKWYGPVPPIDQRIKRVYGLPEIHRLELKGANVVANPGCYPTSVILGLAPGLRCGLIKAEGIIIDSKSGVSGAGHNPTLNNLYTECNESVKAYGVTHHRHTPEIEQELSYLSGNDVKVTFIPHLVPMTRGILSTIYCDIKDDVTLSTVREAYREFYSKEFFVKVLDEGQFPRTKDTYGSNNCHIGLAYDEHTGKLIIISAIDNLVKGASGQAIQNMNSLFGLPENTGLDFPAIYP; via the coding sequence ATGATAAAAGCAAGCGTCGTAGGAGCTTCTGGATATACAGGGGTAGAGCTTATAAGGTTACTGGCTTTGCATCCCGAAGTAGAGATCGTAAGCGTTACGTCTTATAACTATAAAGATAAAGACTACAGCGATCTGTATCCCAGTTTAAAAGGGTATGTGGGTATGAAATTTGAAGAATTACATAAAGAAGACATTATAAAAAAATCCGATGTGATTTTCTCGGCGCTGCCCAATGGCCATGCCCATGAACTGGCCAATGAGGTTGTAGCAAAGCATAAAAAGCTCATAGATTTAAGTGCAGATTTTCGCTTTAATGACTTTTCTGTATACGAGAAGTGGTATGGACCTGTTCCTCCTATTGACCAGCGGATAAAGAGAGTATATGGCCTTCCGGAGATACACAGGCTAGAGCTGAAAGGGGCCAACGTAGTGGCTAACCCTGGATGCTATCCCACCAGTGTGATATTGGGACTGGCTCCTGGGCTAAGGTGCGGGCTTATAAAAGCGGAAGGTATAATCATTGATTCTAAATCGGGGGTATCTGGTGCAGGTCATAATCCAACCCTCAATAACCTGTACACAGAATGCAATGAGAGCGTAAAGGCCTATGGCGTTACACATCACAGGCATACGCCAGAGATTGAACAGGAGTTAAGTTATCTTTCAGGAAACGATGTTAAAGTGACTTTTATACCTCATCTTGTGCCTATGACAAGAGGAATTTTGAGCACCATCTATTGTGATATAAAAGATGACGTTACATTATCTACGGTAAGAGAGGCTTACAGGGAATTTTACAGCAAAGAATTTTTCGTCAAGGTACTGGATGAAGGGCAGTTTCCCCGTACAAAGGATACCTATGGGTCAAACAACTGCCATATCGGTTTGGCATACGATGAGCACACGGGTAAGCTTATTATAATATCTGCTATAGATAATCTCGTTAAAGGAGCATCAGGTCAGGCTATCCAAAATATGAATTCACTTTTTGGATTACCGGAAAATACGGGGTTGGATTTTCCGGCGATTTACCCGTGA
- the carA gene encoding glutamine-hydrolyzing carbamoyl-phosphate synthase small subunit — protein MKTFLVLEDGTIYQGESFGASGVTKGEVVFNTGMTGYQEILTDPSYAGQIVVMTYPLIGNYGVNGDDSQSDSPKVRGFVVKKIEHRPVNFRSSMTLEDYLKAHGVIGISGIDTRSLVKKIRSSGTMKGLITTEEGNLSGYIEELSSEEKVDLLQYVSVKKPYRIEGRGKRMAVIDLGVKKNILKCLSRFDLDMVIFPYNATASQVMEARPDGLFLSNGPGDPKNAIDAIKLVAQLKGRLPILGICLGHQVISLALGADTYKLKYGHRGSNHPVKDLRSGKVYITSQNHGYAVDAKSVGSDIEVTHVNLNDNTVEGIRHKYLPVFSVQYHPEASPGPTDSMYLFKEFIDYLT, from the coding sequence ATGAAGACTTTCTTGGTGCTGGAAGATGGTACTATATACCAGGGTGAATCCTTTGGGGCCAGCGGTGTTACAAAGGGAGAGGTCGTCTTTAACACGGGGATGACGGGATATCAGGAGATATTGACAGATCCTTCTTATGCAGGGCAGATCGTCGTCATGACATACCCCCTTATAGGCAATTACGGTGTAAACGGCGACGACTCACAGTCTGATAGTCCCAAAGTCAGAGGGTTTGTCGTTAAAAAAATTGAGCATAGACCTGTTAATTTTCGCTCCAGTATGACCCTAGAAGATTACCTTAAAGCGCATGGCGTGATAGGGATATCAGGGATTGATACCCGCTCATTGGTAAAAAAAATCCGATCTTCCGGTACCATGAAAGGCCTTATAACTACCGAGGAAGGGAATTTATCTGGATATATCGAGGAATTGTCTTCAGAGGAAAAGGTGGATCTGTTGCAATATGTGAGCGTGAAAAAGCCTTACCGTATAGAAGGCAGAGGCAAGCGAATGGCAGTGATCGACCTTGGGGTTAAGAAGAACATATTGAAGTGTCTTTCCCGTTTTGACCTGGACATGGTGATTTTTCCCTATAACGCCACAGCGTCGCAGGTTATGGAAGCTAGACCTGATGGCTTGTTTTTGAGTAACGGCCCGGGAGATCCCAAAAACGCCATCGACGCGATTAAACTGGTTGCCCAGCTAAAAGGGAGATTGCCTATCCTAGGTATTTGCCTGGGCCATCAGGTTATATCCTTGGCCTTAGGTGCTGATACTTATAAGCTCAAGTATGGCCATAGGGGTTCCAATCACCCTGTAAAGGATTTACGGTCTGGCAAGGTCTACATCACATCGCAAAACCACGGTTATGCAGTGGACGCAAAAAGCGTTGGAAGTGATATAGAGGTTACCCATGTGAATTTAAATGATAATACAGTGGAAGGCATAAGGCACAAATACCTGCCGGTATTTTCTGTGCAATATCACCCGGAGGCTTCACCGGGACCGACTGATTCAATGTATCTTTTCAAGGAGTTTATCGATTATCTCACGTAG
- a CDS encoding 2-phosphosulfolactate phosphatase — protein sequence MRIDTYATLESATSRDFSDKIAVVIDTLRATSTIVTAINNGCKEVIPVSEVEEALSLAQKLDRDAYLLGGERNGVLIEGFDLSNSPLEYTHEVVADKTIILTTTNGTKAIKKASSAKEIIICSMLNVKAVARYLEGINADVIILCAGTEDKTTRKFSLEDIVTAGAVISRLPGAQLDDLSYASVLLYQGSSHDLHRLLRNCYHYNYLISIGYQRDVEFCLKEGVFDILPRYYNGTIKGRIYQKEADRGSC from the coding sequence ATGAGAATTGATACATATGCCACGTTGGAAAGTGCTACTTCAAGGGATTTTTCTGATAAAATTGCCGTGGTGATAGATACGCTGAGGGCTACCAGCACCATTGTTACGGCTATTAACAACGGATGCAAGGAGGTTATACCTGTTTCGGAGGTTGAAGAAGCGTTGTCGCTGGCCCAGAAGCTGGATAGGGACGCGTATTTACTGGGCGGGGAAAGAAATGGCGTTTTAATTGAGGGTTTTGACCTTTCCAACTCTCCTTTGGAATACACCCATGAAGTAGTAGCAGATAAGACCATAATACTTACGACTACTAACGGCACGAAAGCTATTAAAAAGGCATCTTCTGCTAAGGAAATTATCATATGCAGCATGCTCAATGTAAAGGCTGTTGCACGTTATTTAGAAGGCATTAATGCCGATGTCATCATTCTGTGTGCGGGGACGGAAGATAAAACCACGCGAAAGTTTTCTCTGGAGGACATCGTGACGGCGGGAGCCGTTATATCGCGCTTGCCAGGAGCACAGCTGGATGATCTTTCTTATGCCAGCGTGCTTTTGTATCAAGGGAGTAGCCATGATTTGCACCGCCTGTTGCGGAATTGTTATCACTATAATTACCTTATAAGCATCGGGTATCAGAGGGATGTGGAGTTTTGTTTAAAAGAGGGTGTATTTGATATATTGCCCAGATATTATAACGGCACTATTAAAGGGCGAATTTATCAAAAGGAGGCTGACAGGGGATCATGTTAG
- a CDS encoding homocysteine synthase — protein sequence MKFDTLALHAGQKPDPTTGSRSVPIYQTTSYVFNSPEHAANLFGLKEEGNIYTRIMNPTVDVFEKRIAALEGGVGALATSSGMAAITLSILNIASAGDEIVASTNLYGGTHTLLANTLPKFGIKTVFVDPERPEEVKNAINERTKAIFGEIIGNPKTDIFDIETYAQIAHENHIPLIIDNTFATPYLCRPFEFGADIVVHSATKFIGGHGTSIGGVIVDSGKFNWDNGKFPELVEPDPSYHGLSYTKSFGKSAYIVKARVHLMRDIGACLSPFNAFLLLQGLETLSLRMQRHCDNAQKVAEYLYKSPYVNWVNYPGLPDNKYHNLAQKYMPKGCGSVFTFGIKGGLEAGKKFISSVKLFSHLANVGDAKSLVIHPASTTHQQLSEEEQLASGITADTVRLSIGIEDIDDIIEDLDQALRASQG from the coding sequence ATGAAATTTGACACACTGGCATTGCACGCAGGGCAAAAACCCGATCCAACTACCGGTTCTCGGAGCGTGCCTATCTATCAGACTACATCGTACGTGTTCAACAGCCCAGAGCACGCAGCAAACCTCTTCGGTTTAAAGGAAGAGGGCAATATATATACAAGAATTATGAATCCAACGGTAGACGTCTTTGAAAAGAGAATAGCCGCTTTGGAGGGCGGTGTAGGAGCTCTTGCTACCTCTTCAGGGATGGCAGCTATCACTCTTTCAATACTCAACATCGCTTCAGCAGGAGACGAAATCGTAGCCTCCACCAACCTGTACGGGGGCACCCACACTCTTCTAGCGAATACATTGCCTAAATTTGGCATTAAAACGGTATTTGTAGACCCAGAAAGACCTGAGGAAGTAAAAAATGCCATAAATGAGCGAACTAAAGCCATATTCGGTGAGATCATCGGCAATCCCAAAACAGATATTTTTGATATAGAAACCTATGCTCAGATCGCCCATGAAAACCACATACCGTTGATAATAGACAATACATTTGCCACCCCTTACTTATGCAGACCTTTTGAATTTGGAGCAGACATAGTCGTGCATTCTGCCACGAAATTTATCGGCGGTCACGGGACTTCTATAGGCGGCGTCATCGTGGATTCAGGCAAATTCAACTGGGATAACGGTAAATTCCCCGAATTGGTAGAACCTGACCCAAGCTATCATGGCTTAAGCTATACCAAGAGCTTTGGCAAAAGCGCTTATATTGTAAAAGCGCGGGTGCATCTTATGAGAGATATAGGAGCGTGTTTGAGCCCATTTAATGCCTTTTTGTTGCTGCAAGGGCTTGAGACGTTATCGTTGAGGATGCAGAGGCATTGTGATAACGCTCAGAAAGTCGCCGAATACCTTTACAAAAGCCCTTATGTAAATTGGGTAAATTACCCAGGATTACCTGACAACAAATACCATAACTTGGCTCAAAAATACATGCCAAAAGGTTGTGGTTCTGTTTTCACTTTTGGAATAAAAGGGGGACTGGAAGCAGGCAAAAAATTTATAAGCAGCGTTAAGCTGTTCTCCCACCTAGCCAACGTAGGTGACGCCAAATCCCTTGTCATACATCCTGCCAGTACAACTCATCAGCAGCTTTCAGAGGAAGAACAACTGGCATCAGGCATTACAGCGGATACGGTAAGGTTATCCATAGGCATAGAAGACATAGACGATATAATCGAAGACCTGGATCAGGCATTAAGAGCATCCCAGGGGTGA
- the metX gene encoding homoserine O-acetyltransferase MetX, whose protein sequence is MIVKKRYLHLTKDEIAFTTESGYTFDELTIAYEVYGKPDIYKNNIVLVLHALSGDSHAAGRYSEDDKKPGWWDGLIGPGKYIDTEKYCVICSNVLGGCQGTTGPSSINPRTGKPYASDFPEINIRDMVRVQKILLDYLGISHLKAVIGGSMGGMQALEWAVTYPTMMDKTIVIAATPVLSPFNIAFNYIGITAILNDPNWNNGYYYDKKLKPDKGLSLARMIGMITYKSDELFDIRFGREQDPQGKFQCERYLEHHGQSFLKRFDANSYICILKAMNAHDISKPYGTMKKALQRIKSELLVVGIDTDIIYPPKYLKEFVSNLSRVGGCAVYCEISSNQGHDSFLVDIDLLGPAVKNFIEQTETDEKPKIVEL, encoded by the coding sequence ATGATCGTAAAAAAGAGGTACCTCCACCTCACTAAGGACGAAATTGCTTTTACCACTGAAAGCGGCTACACCTTTGATGAGCTCACAATAGCATATGAGGTATACGGAAAACCTGATATATACAAAAACAACATCGTGCTTGTACTACACGCCTTGTCAGGGGACAGCCATGCTGCTGGCAGGTATTCAGAGGACGACAAAAAACCAGGTTGGTGGGATGGACTCATAGGGCCAGGCAAGTACATTGACACTGAAAAATACTGCGTGATCTGCTCCAACGTCCTGGGAGGATGCCAAGGTACCACAGGCCCATCGTCTATTAACCCTCGAACAGGAAAACCATACGCTTCTGACTTCCCTGAAATCAATATAAGGGATATGGTCAGGGTGCAGAAAATACTGTTGGACTATCTTGGGATATCCCATTTAAAAGCCGTCATAGGTGGTTCTATGGGAGGAATGCAAGCGCTGGAGTGGGCTGTTACTTATCCCACCATGATGGATAAAACCATTGTGATAGCAGCAACCCCTGTGCTGTCTCCATTTAACATAGCTTTTAATTACATTGGAATTACTGCAATATTAAATGATCCTAACTGGAACAACGGTTATTACTACGATAAAAAATTAAAACCTGACAAAGGCCTCTCCCTAGCAAGAATGATAGGAATGATAACCTATAAAAGCGATGAATTGTTTGACATAAGGTTTGGCAGAGAACAAGATCCTCAAGGGAAGTTCCAGTGCGAAAGATACCTGGAACACCACGGCCAATCGTTTCTTAAGCGGTTTGACGCAAACTCTTATATATGCATTTTAAAAGCCATGAATGCCCACGACATCTCAAAACCCTATGGCACGATGAAAAAGGCTCTGCAGAGAATAAAATCCGAATTACTAGTTGTAGGCATTGACACCGATATCATATATCCGCCTAAGTATCTAAAAGAATTTGTAAGCAACCTCAGCCGAGTAGGTGGATGTGCTGTATACTGTGAAATATCCTCAAATCAGGGACATGACTCTTTTCTGGTGGATATAGACCTATTGGGGCCAGCGGTAAAAAACTTTATTGAACAAACAGAGACAGATGAAAAACCCAAAATCGTGGAGCTGTAA
- the argJ gene encoding bifunctional ornithine acetyltransferase/N-acetylglutamate synthase produces MDVIFNEGGVTAPEGFLAAGVHCGIKRYKKDVAVVYSRVPAVAAGVFTTNRVKAAPLKITMENLRDKRAQVIVANSGNANACTGERGMKDAKEMAELTAKELGCRTEDVVVASTGVIGVRMPMEKVRDGIIQCCRNVSKEGGVDAACAIMTTDTFKKEMAVKIDVSGKKVTIGGMAKGSGMIHPNMATMLCFITTDASIEADALEKALRRATVRSFNMISVDGDTSTNDMAVVLANGLAGNRPIQWGTEDFDAFYRGLETVCVELAKMMARDGEGATKFMEVEVKNAPDELSAVKAARSITRSNLVKAAIFGEDANWGRIICAVGYSGIDFNPELVDIYICSKAGELILAQNGMGLDFSEDKAREILKEKDIKVIVDLKQGYGHATAWGCDLSYDYVKINGSYRT; encoded by the coding sequence ATGGATGTCATATTCAACGAAGGCGGTGTTACGGCTCCGGAAGGCTTTTTAGCGGCAGGAGTTCATTGTGGAATTAAGAGATATAAAAAAGACGTGGCAGTGGTATACTCTCGGGTACCGGCTGTTGCGGCAGGGGTTTTTACTACAAATAGAGTAAAAGCGGCGCCGCTAAAAATAACGATGGAGAATTTAAGGGACAAAAGGGCTCAGGTTATTGTGGCCAACAGCGGGAATGCCAATGCCTGTACCGGTGAGAGGGGTATGAAGGACGCCAAAGAAATGGCGGAGTTGACTGCCAAAGAGCTGGGGTGCAGGACTGAGGATGTAGTGGTCGCGTCCACGGGGGTTATAGGCGTTAGGATGCCCATGGAAAAGGTGAGAGATGGCATTATTCAATGCTGCAGGAATGTAAGCAAGGAAGGCGGGGTTGATGCGGCTTGTGCGATTATGACCACGGATACGTTTAAGAAAGAGATGGCTGTAAAAATAGATGTTAGCGGTAAAAAAGTGACGATAGGTGGGATGGCAAAAGGTTCAGGTATGATACACCCTAATATGGCCACGATGTTGTGCTTCATCACTACCGACGCCAGTATTGAGGCAGATGCGTTGGAAAAAGCTCTTAGACGCGCCACTGTCAGGTCTTTTAATATGATAAGTGTGGATGGGGATACCAGCACCAACGATATGGCTGTGGTATTGGCTAACGGTCTGGCTGGCAACAGACCCATTCAATGGGGCACAGAGGATTTTGATGCGTTTTATAGAGGGCTGGAGACAGTGTGCGTGGAATTGGCTAAGATGATGGCGAGGGATGGGGAAGGCGCCACTAAGTTTATGGAAGTGGAGGTTAAAAATGCCCCTGATGAGCTCAGCGCTGTCAAAGCGGCCAGATCGATAACTCGATCCAATCTGGTGAAAGCGGCAATATTTGGCGAGGACGCCAATTGGGGAAGGATTATATGTGCAGTGGGTTATTCAGGTATAGATTTTAATCCAGAGCTGGTGGACATATACATTTGCAGTAAGGCAGGAGAATTGATATTAGCCCAAAATGGCATGGGATTGGATTTTTCTGAGGACAAGGCAAGAGAAATACTGAAAGAGAAGGATATAAAGGTGATTGTGGATTTAAAGCAAGGGTACGGCCACGCTACAGCGTGGGGATGCGATCTGTCTTACGATTATGTAAAGATAAACGGGAGTTACAGGACATGA